A region of Nitrospirota bacterium DNA encodes the following proteins:
- a CDS encoding transposase → MQAIKSYLIKKLKLVTEGGRKVTEVARSLGIHENLLRTWKRKYTEDPAGSFPGKGHLSP, encoded by the coding sequence ATTCAGGCTATAAAATCATATCTGATCAAAAAACTAAAACTTGTAACAGAGGGAGGGCGAAAGGTAACTGAAGTAGCCAGGAGCCTTGGGATACATGAAAATCTGTTACGCACATGGAAACGGAAATATACAGAAGACCCTGCAGGCAGTTTTCCTGGCAAGGGGCATCTGAGTCCTCA